A region of the Pelecanus crispus isolate bPelCri1 chromosome 1, bPelCri1.pri, whole genome shotgun sequence genome:
GCACAAGGGATGCTCTGTTCCGATGTTTCATTCCCTGTAGAGAATTCATGCTCACTCTCTGTCTTATTCTCACCTCCATGACCACAGTTTAATATTctagtgttttcttttgtatcttGGAAAGTTTTCTGGCTCTACTTCACCAGCAATTATCTTAGAATATTTCAAACAACTGGCTTCAGACGgtctttttgcagaaaatagaCTCCTACCATCTAGTGGTTTAAGCTGTTAAATTAGTTTTGTACATGGaatgttttcattcagaaaCTCAGACTTAAACAGATATGTTAAACTGCTACAAAGGAGCACAAATGACTCCTCTCGATCACAAAGTGGTCACCCTTAGCTTAGGGACTTGGGGACTTGACTGCACAAGTAGTCAAGCTGGTTATCTTTCTCCCCTGAGAAGAATAGCAAGGGCAAGGGAATGAATGAAGATGATAGAGACAGGGTGTAGAActgggttttcatttttattactcGTCCCAGTAGAAGCAGGGGATACTCCCTCACTCTTCCTCACATATCCAGAGAGGAACACTCTTGGAGATGTACAGGATTTGCCTgaacaaggccctgagcaacctgacacAGCTTTGGTGTTAACCCTGCTGTGAGGAGGTATTTGGGCTAAAGACCTCCAGCAATTCCCTTCCCACCTTAATCTTTTTCTGACTCTGTTGATCGCTAGTAGATGAACAATCATGTCTTCTTGCCACCAGGAATGTAGACAGCTCCTTGCTTGGGCTCCGGTCAAAATGGGAGGGCAGCTTCCCATATGTATTCTCCACCTAACGGAGATGACATGCCAGTGGGAAGGACTAACCATGCACTAGAAGTCCAGTACCCCTGCATAAAACCCCACTTACTTCTTCATCAGCAACATACTCATAGGTGTTTCTCTATCTACTGATGCCCTGGCTGGACACCTAATGAGGCACAGAAGTGTATTTCTGCTGTTGGCTGAACTGCAGGCTTTCTGCCTTTTGTCTCTTGATAAGCTATCCTGCACATGGTCTGCTATGCTCTTATTGGGCTTGCAAAACAGGAGTAAAGTAAATTACTGTACAGTCCTGAAAATGAGGAGGAagacctttctttttcccagaagTTACCTGAGGAAGTTCTCTTGCCTTCATATTCCAGTTCTGCTCCCCCAGGTGGTCCAGTGGATATGGAGCCCAGGAGGTCCCGGCTGCCCGAAGGTGCtgtggcaggagcagagagcagcccatCCCACCCATCAGGACCACACGCAGTTTAAGGGTGATGCAATCAGTTTTGTCTGGTGATGGCtgggattttgtttctttccaagtTAACACTGTTGGTCAACAGTGAAGCCATGAGAGACTGAGGGACctattgcaaaaagaaaaaaaaaatctaagcaaaACAGGGCTTCACTTATGTTAAGAGATGACATTTTGGATAGACAAGTGGAAAGGAATGCAAACCTGGCCCTAATATAATCTGATTCATATTCCCATTCATAAAATTGCCCTAAGTGGtacaagaaaattaactctatcccagccgaaaccaggacactgggtCACAAGTGTTAGTTACTAGATAGAAATTATAGCACATTATATACTTACAAATCCAAAAAGTGCAGTTCTATGCTTACCACTCCTCTTCGAGAGCCCATGCTTTCTAGGCACTTCTGAAGATACTTATTTATCTTGGTGGCATtaagttttcacttttttattacTTCTAGTACTGacctcaggggaaaaaaaaaaaaaagagcagaattaAATTCCTCCTAacaataaacataaaatatgaCCCAGAGAAATATGATTTCTAGTAGAGATGCTCATGACTTCAGctaaattgaagaaaaataagattataatatttttagcaATTGAATCACAGCTCAAAATATAGCAATAGTAGTCTCTGCATGACAAGTACATACCTCTGTAATTTGTAATTTGTTCGTATTTTCTAGCTGTTCTTTCACACTCTTGGATTAATTATGCTTAAGTGTGAAAATACCTCACcaacattgaaaaaaatcattaacatTAATAACATGCAGTAAGCAGCCATATCACTAGTCACTTTGATAGTgtgattttaaatttcttttttctacacTGACAGCTGAATGTGTGAGttaatcttttaatttctggggttttaaatagatattttaaagcttttatgtCTGTTTCAaatctgcagttatttttatggTCCTCTTCTTGACAAATTAGAGTTGCCTCCACAGTCTAAACACAATAACCTCACCCTTATTTCTTGCAGTTGTAGCGTAATCTTGGTGTTGTAGTGTTGCTAtcctgtgcagaaatgaaatagttGCCACTGGTCACTGCGTTAACAACCTATGTTCATCCTGAGTTGTTTCAGTGTTGACATCAAGATAAGATATTTGAAACAGACACCATGCTGCCTTGCAGGTGGAAGGAGGGCATTGATTGTGGTAACATCTTCCCAACTCACTGTCAACTCTATTCCCAGTTCAGCTTCCCACTTGATTTTTGAAACTTGAACTCCTAATTAAATCAAAACATGAAAACCAAAGAGCAACTGTAGACCAAAACCACAATAAAACGCAACACAGATTTTGAGAGACCTGATTTTCAGCAGTAACTAAGCTAGAGACGATATGCTGCTGAGCCATCTGGTCTTCCCTCAGCTTTACATACCAATTTTTAGAACCAGATGGTCTTATATCTTTACATACCAGTTTGTGAAATGAGACTGTTTCATATCTTTGCACTTATGCAGGTAAAGCCAAGGGTACACACTGAGTGGGTATTGACCTTCCCACTCATTTTTTCCTGGACTTGTCTAGAAGGTAACTGAGCACAGCAGGATCTTTAGAGCCAAGAGATTTATGTTAGGGATATGATGCTGGAATTATTAATAACACCTTCAGTCAGCTTTTTGATGTGGAGATGATTGCAGGGCAAAGTGAAACTGACTCTGAAACCTACTAGCTAGCATGGAGCTTCACCTCCTTCCTCAGCTCCACTTTGGTCTCCTGCTTATTTCTTGTCCTATGTTCCTGGTTGCTTCCTGAAGCAGTCCATTAAAGGGGACTTAAGGCCTGCACAACCACccagctggaaaataaaaaagcttttagaGTCTAGAAATTTTTTATTCTGGAGGGGAAGCACAGAATATTTAAGCATATCTGTTCCCCATTAGCCCGTTTATAGGGGTgtggactttatttttttatatcatgTAGGATCCTATCAGATTTTATATATGGGGGGTAAGTAATTCCATATAATGGCACAAAACAATCTCAGGAAGGACTCATTTCCCTTCTTCTGTAAACCTTCTATCTATAAATATCTGTAAGAGAAACTGCTATAACATTCTAGTTTTTGTCATAGTAAAAGTCAATATGGCTATTTCCCTTGGCATGCTGAATAATAAACATATTGAAAACAGGGGCCTTTTGTCAATAAAGCAAATCACCACTTTGACAGCTTTTCACCCTCATGATATTAAAGTCCGCTTTCTAGGTTTAATACTATCCACACATCCATTTTCACTGGCTACAATTCCATTGTCGTAAATAGCTGTATTAATGTCACCttgatgcttttcttctgcttcagatcaaaggacaaaagaaattatttgagtAAATACAGGATTATGTTCAGGTTTTCTAAGCTTTTAAAGAAGCCAAAAGAAAGGAGACTGGTGGACTCACTTTCCATGTAAGCCAAAAAGCACAGGCTGTGATAACATGCCTTTGTCAAAGGGGAGTTGAAAACATTGAAACTCCTTCTATGTTCTTAAAATTGGACTTCCATCAGAATTTCAGCTTCCCTAACTCATAACAGAAACACATCCCCGTAGTAAACTTTTTGTATTTAGACCCCTAGAAAagtaaggaaatatttttaacgCAAGTGCATTTAATTCTTTTAGGAGATTGATTGTTTATAGGAACAATTTTTAGGAAATGTCTTATCTGGATTGCCAGCAAAACATgactgtgcaaaaaaaaaaaaaaaaaaaagagctttcacTGTTTTACTGGTTTCTCTACACCGAAAAGGAGATTTCACTGGTACCCTACCAGTATCAGTGGTACTGGTAGGTAGCGCTCAAGATACCTCCTTGAAATACCTCCTTGAGTGAAGGTGCCTCTTTGAACAGTATGTACCATTCAAGGTACTGGACCTTGAGCACCCTGAATGTTACTCAACACCTCCTCCAAACCCTCTTCATTTTTGAGCACAGGTACAGCACTGATGAATCTGTGATCTGTGTTCTCATCCAGTGCCTTGCTCAGGGCAGCCTTGACAAAATTAATTGCAAGGATGAATACTCTGTTTTTAAGGCTGTGTAAACCATGAAGGGATTCTTAGAGATGTCTTAGCAGGCTTCATTGGAAAACCTTATGACACCTGTGTTTGCCAGATCTCGGACCTCTGCAAATTTGGAGATGTAGGTATTATGCTTCCAAGAAAGGACAGAACCATTTGTGGAATGCAGGTCCCCAACCTTATTCATATACGGGGTGGGTCTTGAGACCCTACCCAACCCAGATAGTTTACAATGCCTGTGGAAAGATCTTTGCCCTAGTTACGTTTGGTTGGAGGTGGAATATGCAGTGTCTAACTCTGCACCGCCTGGCTGGATCCTGCTGTTCCCTGTGAAGTTCTGAAAAGGACTTAGAAATTCTtacattttttctgtgctgatgcCCTACATCATAGATGTTGCTGTCTTACTTCACTTGGGCATTCTCCAGCTCTCAACATACAGCATTCTGAGTCCACTGGACTCAAACAGCCACTTGTAAAGGGAGGTAGTGGAAAAGGGACttcaggcagctcctggcaatTGAAagataacatttaaaaacaaagtggtACTGATATCTCAAATacattgctgctgttcttaCATCACAAGTTTCCCCATCCCACTCTCATCCCTGAGTCCTCTCTACAGATCTATACAGCAAACTGCACTCAACACAGCTGGACATAGGAGAGGGGCAGTGGGTGCTGTGAATGGGTGTGGGAATACTGATGGGGTCAGGATGGGGGATAATCTTGGGCTCTGGGATATCTCCTCACTCCATTCATCTGCAAGGACATTGGGTGGAGACAGTGTCTTTGTAGAAAGCCTCCCTTGCTTGTTGTGCTTCCCGCACGTATTTCAGAGCTAGAGAGCTAGGAGTCTAGCCTGGCTGCTGTTTCAGCAGCCCTCCCAAAAGCATCATCCATATCCTTGTAGTGAGGACAGGTATGCCGAGGTGCCCCCAGACAGCAGTTGTTCATGAGGAACATCTCTAGTTCAGGACACAGCCCTGCTATCTTCTCACAGCTAGCAGCAAATGATAGTTATATCTCTGCTATCCCATGCCTACAGCTGCCAGAAACACATGGGGGCCTCTGCCAAGGTTCTGATCAGTATTATaaacctcagtgtctttctgtCCCTTAGTTTTATTGCCAGGTGCTTGAGCACATCAATACCTCCTAGAAACCTTTGCTGCAGAATCCTACTAATctcagaagggacctctggacaTCTCTAGTCCAGCCCACTGCTTGCAGCAGGATTAACTTCAAAGCTTGATTTGACTTGACAGGATTTGGAATTGATGCTTCAGTTGTGTCCTGTGCTCTTTACAGTTATTTACTGTCTTTAAATCCTTTAATAGTATTTGATTCAAAGTACTGCTCTAATGTACTTCTAAAGTACTTCTCTATTAATAAGTAATGTGCTTTTATTGAGACCCTCCCCTTCTCATTTTTGGAAGACCTGGCAGGTGATTAAAATGTTCACTACAACTTTGatcattttaaataatgcagcTAAACCTTTGCTCACAGCAGTAATTAGGTATTCATTGACATGAGAGCCAATATTCTGTGTTAATATTTTAGCCTGGCTAGACTGTCAACTTGAAGACAGCTTTTAATGTGAGTTTTAAATTGCACATTTCTCTTTTGTCACATGGCTCCAAGTTAACTTCCTTAGTTACAGTGCCAATTTTTTACATTAGTCAAATCCacttaacataatttttaatgattGTAGCCCAGAGAAAGCAAATACCACTCTGCTCTCTCAATCTGCCAAGGGAGAGAGCTGAGGGCAGCTGAGGTGCTGAAATTCCTTTGGATtagacagagaaacagaagcaggccttttaattttttctcaaCAATTTGGTATGTAAGAGGTGGGTTCTGAATCATAGGGTCTGTTTGGGGCATTAAAGAGGTGTGGGGGAGGTAAgtactaaataaaataatgaagctgCTTCTTTCCCCCCTGTTCCTGTCCAAAATTGATCTTCCCTAATTTGTCTGAATCATCCGGTTCTGCCTACATGTAGGAAACACACAAGATAACACTGCTTTGCACCTTTCAGACTCTTATGTCTGCTGCAGTCCAGCATGTGCTGTAACTCTCACTGATTTTGCTAAAGAAATTACAATAACTGTAGCAGTAGTATTATTAATCTTACAATGATACATTTCAACACTCCTCAGGCATCCTTATTCATATGATACAGTCTTTCCTGATAAAACTCACATGATAAGACCAGTATCTTAGTCTTTATGTTGCCATAGGAACAATCCAAACCTGAAGCATCTCCCTATAAAAGGAAAGATTGCTTCCTGCTAAACAGGCATAGGAAAGTCATACTCTTGTCAAATTAATGgcactttcattttcattatctAGAATAATTCAAAGTAAGTTGAGTTTACACTAATGATCTTTCCACTTGTGATGGGATGTTGGAGTGCAGCCTTCTGCTAAATTTGGAGAAAACCACAGCCtaacttccatttctttctagGTGTGGGCTTTCTTCTTCTAACCTTCCAGTAACGCTCTTTAGATATTTTTGTGCTGAAAAACTTACCAGtctaaaatttttttattgAGTTTCCAGTTTCTACTTTCATCTtgatagaaaaataatgaaaccaATACAGCggctttaaataattttgtgttgaTCTTTTGGTTGTGCTGAGATGACTGTGAATCTAAGCATAAGTATGCATGTGATCACAGAACTGAGATCACAAACTGATCAAAGTAATTCTTCCTCACAAGTCATTAAAGCATATCCCTTTAGGTAAAGTGCTATGttagagatcttttttttttctttttttttttttttagcagagatGTCATTTTATCATATATGTATTGACACATGACTACCTGGATATTTGCCATAGTGAAGTCTATGGAGAATCTGGTCCTAGCATGGTTATGGGGCTGTTTTCCAACAAGCACACATTTGTTCTACTAAAATttaccacacacacacatcacagCTCTGATAGTATCCAAGTTCAGCTagctattttcttcctcctcaacatTTTCCTGAGGACCCCTCTGATTTTCTTGTTCCTCAGGCTGTAAATGAGGGGATACAGTAATGGAGTAACATTGGTGTAGACCAGAGACACCATCTTGTCTCGAGCTGGCGAGTAACTGGATTTAGGACGAATGTACATGAAAGTGGCACATCCATAGTGTAGCAAGGTGATGGCCAAGTGTGAAATGCAGGTGGAAAAGgcctttccccttcccatggAGGAGGTGACAtgtaacaaagcagcagcaatgcaaaTATACGAGGTCAGGATTaggaggaaggggagcagcAGAAGGAGCACACAGGCAGCCAGCAAGGGCAGCTCACGGGTATAACTCTGTATACAGGCCAggtgcagcacagcagggacaTCACAGAAGAAGTGGTTGATACGATGCGACTGACAGAAAGGTAAGCGGAAAACAGCCACTGTCAACCCCAGGGCAACAGCAAAGCCTCCCAGACAGCATGCCACAGCCAGCCTGAAGCAGAGCCCCTCACTCATCACAGCTACGTAGTGAAGTGGCTGACAGATGGCAACGTAACGGTCATATGACATGGCTACCAGGAGGAAGCATTCAGCCCCACCAAGTGCCACAAAAAGGTGCATCTGTGCAGCACAGCCTATGAAAGAAATTGTGCTGCCATCCACCACTATCAGGCTGAGAAGTGCCTTAGGGACAATCACTAAGGTATAGCAGAGCTCGATGACAGAGAgctgacagaggaagaaaagcatggGAGGACGGGAAGGCTCCATAACCACTGCCATGAAGATCATCGCATTCCCTGCCAACGTGACCAAATGGACAATGAGAAAGATAAGGAAGAGGAGGACCCGCAGACAGAGCAGCTCGGAGAAGCCGAGCAGGAGGAACTCCATGGTTGCATCAGTGCTCTTATTGTCCCTCTCCATGCAGCCTTCACATGGCATCTacagggagagaaacagaagggaGACAGTTGAATTTGACCTGATGCCTGGCAATCAATTCCATATAGGAAATAATGTTGCAGTACTGTAGAACCAGTGTAGTAAAGCTCATTGTGTGGGGAGGAAggtgatttcattttaaaacaaaaccgATTTCGCTCAGTCACATTCAACACTCTCAGACCCATATTTTCACAACCACCAAGGTTCTTGCACCCAAATGATCTGCCTAGGATTCTTTGCCATGACATTGATGAGAAGGAATGTCAGCTGTTGGGTCTTCATCACTTCTTCTGAGTTGTTCCTAGGTGGGTGACCATGTGCAGGTTTTGAACATGCATTAGGTACCTACCCTTTAGGAGTTGACACTGTCTCTCCATCCTGTCCTGCTTTTGAGAGTCATCATTGGACTCTCCCTCCTAATCTGAATTTCCTAAGAAGCTGCAGATGGATGTGTTGGGATCTCGATGACAATCAACACCTAAGTCTTGCAGACATTCTGCTACTGCTCCTTCTAGTGCTTCCACTCCCAGGCAGACCCATTAATTCTCTATTCACACCAGTACTGCAGTTCTCTACATCTGTGCCAGAGATGTACAAGGACAATCAGACAGTGAGCTGGAGCTTCTGCTCTACAATCTGACTCCAATTAATGGGAATTTGAGGTGTTCGCTGACTggcttctcccttccccacagTGGATCTGCCTCAGAGTTCATATGGAAACAGGGTTTCAAATGGAAGGGGTCCGTGATTAGACATGAGGATTCCAGAATTAGAGCTGACATTTTGGCTGCTTACATCTTTATGCCTGGCTCAGCCCTATGGCATCAGAGTTAAAGTAAACAAACTTCCAAACTCAAAACCAAAGCTGTCCATGGCAACATACTCTGTATAAcaattttttaaggaaaacacaaaggTAATATCTTGGACTTAGAGAAAATGAGATCTTGCTTGTCACAGGAAGAATGGAAAGTTCCTAGGAATATGGAGTGATGCAAAGCTGTTCAAGTTGTAAAGATCCAGAAAAGATAAGGACGTAGAGAGCCATATAATAATAAGTTACATATACTGGTAACAAGTGAACAGTGTTCATTGCTCATGTGTTCATCATGTAATGCAATATTTACTACAAAGAATAATTCCAACCCTTTCTACACTTTACtgtaaaccaaaaataaaagcagagattcCTTGAAGACTTCTGCTCACATCAAAAACCTAGCAATATTTAAGTATGAAAGATGCTGGAAAATTACATGAAATATTCCAGTGCCATCAAGAGCAAATAAAAGGACTGGGAAGTTGATGGAAAAAATTTAGTGGAGACAGGAATTTTCCTGGAAAGAAGACATCTCAAAAAAGCTccagaaagaaataatcaaTAAAGTTGAGGAGGTGAATCTGATAAACCTACatgcctttgcttttatttttgccaCTGCAATCTCTGGAACTTGCTGCCTCAAGGTTTCCTTGTGATCCAGTATCTCAGCAGGATTCAAAACATCTGGGGGCTCAGgtgaataatgaaaacatccacAGTTATATTACCTCAGGTAAAAAGAGGATTCTACTAAACACAACAAAGCTAAAGAGTGGGGAAGAAACAGGAGTTTCCCTTCCTTTCATTTGAAGTTGATCATTTCAGTGACAACATACCGTCTCTGGGTTAGAAGATAAGGAAATAAGGACTTCTTCCTCTCGATGATGTGCGTGGTCTGGGTGCACAGAATCTCAGTCTAGGCTGAGATTCTGTTCCTTGCCCAGTCTGGGGTCCGTCTGGCTGTGAGTGTCCCTAGagccaatgttttctttcagcatttcataACCATCTTCTATTCTCTTCTGCAGGACCCAGTTCCTTATATACAATATGACATAGACGTCTTCCCTCTTCCCCGCTGCCTCTGCCCGCCCTGCATGAATGACAGGCAGTTCCATTCCTCCCAAGAAAAGGGGGTTTGCAGTTTTTCTGTAAATCAAGCAACAGGATGTAATTGCACCTTCAGAGGAAGGCAGTGTTGTAACACCCTCCTAGAGGGCTCTTGCTCCTTTCACTGAAGCAGTTGAAAGGAGCCGATTATTCATCGGGCTGGTTTGTACCGGAAATAGCAATGATTTAATTAACAATGCATAGCTGctcttcttaaataaaaataaatctgtgggTCTTTAAGTAAGTTTAAACGAAACTCACATTtaaaggcaaaggaaaacagatatAAAAACTTTAAACCCATCTGTAGAACTGTGCGTGGAGTTTTCACCAGTTCAGATAATCCGTTATTTCTTACTGACTCAGATCAAATCACTGTTCAGCAGTGGATAGGGCTGAGATTATTCGGgcccaatttatttttattactattgttaCATTCCTGCCCACTTACACTGAAATCATTAAAGAGATCTGTAGGCTTATGTAAGTAGAAACAAGAGGCAAAGTCAAGATTTTTGACTGCTAAAATGGAACTGCTTTCTGTTAACCCAGCTTGGCAGAAACACGTAAATATGGTACCTTAAGATTTTTCCCAAGACATAGTTTAGAGGAAGTctacttttcaaaatattcttctataatattttatgtatatgCATAGTTATTCTGGGACAAAACTACCCCATGCATAAGTACAGTCTGGGGTCTAATTGTGttgggagcagctctgcagcaaagaACCTGGGCTTCCAGTGGACAGCAAGATGAACATGAGCCAGGAACAGGCAACGAAGACCAACCACATATTGGGCTGCAATAGCAAGAATGTGGCTAGCAGGTGAAGGGAGGTGATTATTCCGCTTTATCTGGCACACATGAAGCCATGTCTGGAATACTGAGTACACTGTTGCAGTCCCCCATACAAGAGATGACAAAAAGCTCAGGAGGAGCACATGATGTacaaggagaagctgagagcattaggtttgttcagcctggcaAAGAGGAGGCCAAAGGTAAATCTAACTGATGACTTCAGATAGCTATTGGGGGGCTACAGAGACAACAGACCCAGAGTCCTCTCAGTGGGCACAGTGAAACAGTCACGACGTTTGCAtcaaagaaaattctgatttgccataaagaaaaaaatgctgcttctcaCAAGGTTGGttcagcactggaacaggtgtCCTGAGAGGCTGGGAGGTCTTCCTCCTTGGAGATGTTCACATGTTGCCTGATCACAGCCatgagcagcctgatctagcTCTGGAGCTAGCTGTGCCAGGAGCAGGgtgttggactagagac
Encoded here:
- the LOC104027717 gene encoding olfactory receptor 10AC1 — protein: MPCEGCMERDNKSTDATMEFLLLGFSELLCLRVLLFLIFLIVHLVTLAGNAMIFMAVVMEPSRPPMLFFLCQLSVIELCYTLVIVPKALLSLIVVDGSTISFIGCAAQMHLFVALGGAECFLLVAMSYDRYVAICQPLHYVAVMSEGLCFRLAVACCLGGFAVALGLTVAVFRLPFCQSHRINHFFCDVPAVLHLACIQSYTRELPLLAACVLLLLLPFLLILTSYICIAAALLHVTSSMGRGKAFSTCISHLAITLLHYGCATFMYIRPKSSYSPARDKMVSLVYTNVTPLLYPLIYSLRNKKIRGVLRKMLRRKKIAS